Proteins from a single region of Bos indicus x Bos taurus breed Angus x Brahman F1 hybrid chromosome 29, Bos_hybrid_MaternalHap_v2.0, whole genome shotgun sequence:
- the LOC113886019 gene encoding olfactory receptor 145-like: MAPGNGSFVTKFILLGLTNQPDLQLPLFFLFLGMYMVTVLGNLGLIILIALNSHLHTPMYFFLLNLSFIDLCYSSVFTPKMLINFLPKKNIISYMGCMTQLYFFCFFIISECYVLTSMSYDRYVAICKPLLYKAVMSPKVCSSLMLGSYLMAFSGAMAHTGCMLRLTFCDVNTINHYFCDILPLLELSCTSTYVSELEVFIVGGINIIVPSLTIFVSYGLILTNILHISSTEGRSKAFSTCSSHIIAVSLFFGSGAFMYLKPPSAVSMDEGKISSIFYTNMIPMMNPLIYSLRNKDVKVALRKSMSRRRFNQNCLCAQVTCTVIYCF, translated from the coding sequence ATGGCTCCTGGAAATGGCTCTTTTGTGACCAAATTCATTCTGTTGGGATTAACCAACCAGCCAGATCTCCAACTCCCTCTATTCTTCCTGTTCTTAGGAATGTACATGGTCACTGTGCTGGGAAATTTGGGATTGATAATCCTAATTGCACTGAATTCACACCTACACACCCCTAtgtactttttccttttaaacttgtCTTTCATAGACCTCTGTTATTCTTCTGTATTTACACCAAAAATGCTGATTAACTTCTTACCAAAGAAGAATATTATTTCTTACATGGGGTGCATGACCCAGCTCtacttcttctgtttttttatcATTTCAGAATGCTATGTGCTGACATCAATGTCCTATgatcgctatgtggccatctgtaagccaCTTTTGTATAAAGCTGTCATGTCCCCTAAAGTGTGTTCCAGCCTTATGCTTGGTTCCTACTTGATGGCATTTTCTGGTGCCATGGCTCACACTGGATGCATGCTGAGACTGACCTTCTGTGATGTAAACACCATCAACCATTATTTCTGTGACATCCTCCCTCTGCTCGAGCTCTCTTGCACAAGTACCTACGTCAGTGAGCTGGAAGTGTTCATCGTTGGAGGCATCAATATCATTGTGCCCAGTCtcaccatctttgtctcttatgGTCTCATCCTCACCAACATCCTCCACATCAGCTCCACAGAGGGCAGGTCCAAAGCGTTTAGCACTTGCAGTTCGCACATCATTgctgtttctctcttctttggaTCAGGGGCATTCATGTATCTCAAACCACCTTCTGCTGTGTCTATGGATGAGGGGAAAATCTCTTCGATCTTTTACACCAATATGATTCCTATGATGAACCCATTAATCTACAGCTTGAGGAACAAAGATGTTAAAGTTGCTCTGAGAAAATCTATGAGTAGGAGACGTTTTAATCAGAACTGTCTGTGTGCACAAGTAACTTGTACTGtgatatattgtttttaa